The genomic window TAAAGATATTCTCTTACCTGCATTTTGGTTATTGGATGGATATAGGGGAAAGGGAGCGATACATTCAATTGCACAAGGATATCCTTGATTCCCGTTATCCGATGGATATATCCGCTTTTTCTCCAGATATTGAGGAGGGAGCGGAGGTTGGAGAGCCCGCCGTCTTTGGAATGAATTGTAGAATAGGAAAGGGAGCGAGGGTTCTCTCCTACTCAGTTATGGGAAATGATGTGGTTATTGAGAATGGGTCGGAGGTCGGTGAAAGCGTTTTATTTGATAAGGTAAGGGTAGGGGAGGGTAGCAGAATTCATCGCTCAATCGTCGGCGAAGGATGTTTTATCCCTCAGGGGAGCACAATTTGCGATATGATTATCGGTTGAGGGACAGAGGTTCTATTCTGTTTTAATTCCAATCAAGTTTTTGCCTCCACATCTTATCTTCAAGACAAGCATTCGCCATCTTTCTATGTAGTTCCACCCTTGCTCCGCTTCATCTATTGTGGTCGCCTGCGAGATTTTCTCACCATTGACCCTCACTTCAATGGGTTTATTTATCCCTGCTATCGTTAGGAAAGCGTTTGGAAGGTCGCCCGGCTCCGTCTCTATGGTAAGCTTTCCCTCCGAGAATTTGGCAGTGAAATACACTCCGCTTGAGATATGGAAGTTTCCCTTCTTTGTATGAAGCACTTTAAAGCTGATATCAAGGGGATGACCTGTTAAATAGAAAAGATTGCGGAGGATGAGAATCGGGGCGAGCCAGGGGCCGTAGGGCTCGTTGGGAATCAGTCCAAAGGAATCGGGATACAAGCCTTTATATTCGCCCTCCGTTGCTTGTTGTTCCATTGCTGATTGAAGTATGAGGTCGGCTATATCTTTCCAGGGGAAGGAATCGTCGTATTTGGCGAGTAGGCGAAGGGAGTGAGCGTAGGCGAGACCATTCCATTGGACTGGTCTTGCGAACCAGGGAAGGACATGGAATGTCGCGCCGAAAATCGGTATTGAGGCTCCCAACATCACCCTGCTTCTTTCCGCCGATTTCCATAAATAGATAAAGGGAATTCCCGCCAACGCCATTTCCTTCGCCCTTTCCAGATAGTGTTTATCCTTCGTCAGCTCATATCCATAAATGTAGGGAGGGATAGCTACCGCGGAGGCGTATATATCGGGAGCGTGGAGTGGGCATTCCCAGGTTTGGGCGCCAGCGGGAATGTAGAACCTATCCATAAATTTCAGCGCCTTTAAGCCCTTCTCCTTTGCCTCTTCATCTCCCGATATAAGAGCCCAGCGGAGGATGGAACCAGCGGGAGGAGCGCATATTCCTATTTCCGTTTCCCCTTCCTTCCCCAAGCTTTTCCTCTTTTCATCCGGTTGGAAAACCCAAGAGCCGTCTTCCCTTTGGCTTTTCATAGTTTCCTTTGCCGAGCTTTCCGTCCTTTTCAGCGCCTCCTCTAATTCCCCGAGCCTGAAGGCAACCTCAAGGGAATTTTTAGGAGTGGCTACTTTAAGGGTCCTTTCTGCCAAGGATAACGCTTTTTCCTTGACCACCCGATTTTTGATATGGTTAGCCATCTTTAAGAGGGCAAAGGAGACATTCACATCTAACTGATGGGGAACGCCCGTCCAGGGAAGCCAGCCGAAGGCTTTCTCATCCCAGATAACATCTGTATAGCAGGTGGCGCAGAGCTCCATCTCTTCCTCTATTGAGCGAGGAAGCTTTGGCTTTGGGAAGCCGAAGGCTTTCTTCCATTCATTTATTGAGGAAATGACATCGTCTCCATCGGTGATGGATATCCTGCAGGTCAGAGTGAGGGGGATTCCTGCTTTTGCCACATAAGCGGGCTTGGCTCCGAGAGAATTTTCCCTGACATATTTCGGTATTGAAGGGAGGAAAAGGCTTAGAAGGTGGTTATCTCCTCCCTCCAGGAAATTGGGGGACGCAAAGAGGGCGGAGGGGAAGACATCTGAGCCATTCCATTTCTGATTTGCATCCCAGAGGAGGGAGATAGTACATGTGGGGAAGGAGATTGATTGGAGGGGGATGGTGATTTTGTAAGGGTGTGGAGCCCAGCGGTCGGAATCAGGAGGGTTGACATCTCTCGTTGAAGAAGACCTTTCATCGCCCTGCAAGAATTCAAGACCGGGGAATAGAGCATATCGCTTCCCTTTTCCGAGGCTTCTCTCTCCCGCGTATATTCTGGGGAAGAAGAGAGCTGATATTGGGGCATCTTTAGAGGGTGTGCATTTGATGGATAGGACGAATTGCTGAGCGGATAACTCAGCTCTGTATCTCACTTCGTAGTTCCACTCCGCGCCTGCTGATAGCTTTCCCCGAAAAACGATGGCGCTTTTATATCTACTGAAATTATTCGTAAAAGCTTCCACTGAGGATGATTCCGTTTTGAGGGTGAAGAGAGAAGGGATGATGGCTACATCCTCCCAATTTTTTCCATTTTTGTGTTGGATAATTGCCATTCCGTAGCCGAAGGGAGTTTTGGGGAAAAGGATGCGGGAGTTAAATAACTCCAAGGATAGACCGGTTTTTGGTAAATCCTTTAGAGCTATGAGGGAGAATTGCTTCGAGCTTTGAATTTCGCCCGCTCGTAAAATCGCACTTCCTTTAAGCAATCCTGTTTCTTTCAGAAGGGGAAGCTCTACAGCGATGTTTTTCTCTTCGCCGACTTTCAATCCGGGCAGGGAGATTTGCTGGGTTGCCTTACCGATTGTGAGGAAGAGGATACCTTCTTTGGAGTCTCTTCTTCCTTCGTTCCTGACCCTTATACTAAACTTTGGTTTCTCTCCAACCAAATATATAGGACGGGCAGGGGCGATATAAAGCGATATCTTAGGGGCGATTTGATAGGATGCGGGAATCAACGATACGCAATCAATTAGGAAATGTCCTGCGCCATCTACCCCGCTCTCATTGATTCTCGCTCCGATGAGGACCTTTTCAACATTAAGAAAATCCAAGTAATCAAAATCTATCGTCGCTTTATGCCATTTCCCATCTCCTATATGGGATTTCGGGATTATGTATTTAGCCCTGCCAGGCGAGGTTTCCCTTCCATTTTTATCAAGGGGAATGACGAAAACAGCTAAATTATCGCTTCCAGCTGATGAAATGGCTTTATAGTTGAATACCAATCTCCCCTTGAGTATGGAAAGGGAATCCGAATTGAGAACCGCTTTTGCTTGACTCGTTGTCCTCAGCTCTACGCAGTAATTACCCTGCAACGTTTGAGTAGATAATTCAACGAAGACGTCCTTCCCAAGCTCGCCTCTTATCGCTCCCCTCGACCAATAGGCTAAGAAATCACCTGCTCTTTCCTCAAAATCCCCATTCGGGGGAAGTTCGGCTGAAAATAAGCTCAATATGGGAAAGATAAGAAGAAGGACGAACAAACTGAAATTCATTTTTCCTCCCTCCTTTTCTCGCCATATATAACAACAAATCCTCCCTGGCCATATCCTTCCTTTGGTGCTTCTACTTCATTGAGGCTTTCAAGCTCGCCAGAGAGGGTTTGCAAAGCTTGGATGTTGGTGAAATCAAGCTTACGCAACATATCAATGATTTCCTCGCTTGAATAAAATTTCGCAAACTTATAAAATTTGCTCTTTTCTTTTTTAGATTGATAAATCTTCCCCAACTTGCTGTCCTTATCAATAATTCCCACTATTACCCTCCCGCCGGGCTTCAAAACCCTTTTCGCTTCCCCTAAGACCTTCAAGGGGTCGTCAACGAAGCAGAGAGTGAAAGCGAGGAGTGCGAAATCAAATTCGCCTTCTTTGAAGGGAAGGTTCTCTCCTCTTCCTTGTATTCCCTCAATTCCCCTTTTCCGCGCTATTTCCAGCATTTTCTCCGAAGGGTCTATTCCGATTTTTATCCCCAATGGCTTTGCAAATCTTCCCGTTCCAACTCCAATCTCCAATCCCTTCCTTCCCTCAGGAATCGCCCTTTTCAGGGCTTCCAGTTCGCTGAGGTAGGCGAATTTGTGTTCCTCAAACCATTCATCGTATTCCTCAGGGAAAAGCTCAAAGACGCTTCGCTCCATATTGAGTTTATTATACCAGCAATTTCTTCAAGAAGAAAAGAAAAATCAAAAGCAGGGAGAAAATTAAGGAGCGGTGCTCGTTATTTTCCCTTACCCTTGACCATTGGAATTTTCCTTTAGAGCCCGTGATTCTTTTCGTAAGGGAAGGGAAGAAGGCGGGAACGGAGAGTTTGTAGTGAATATAAGCATCCCCGAATTTTCTTTCCAAGAAAACTTCCTCACCTTTAATGGTAGGGATATAAATCAAAGCGAAGAGGAAGAGATAAACGGGGATAACGATTAGAGGATAACCGGTCATGAAGCTGATACCCAATCCCATCAGAAAGCTGCCGAGATAAAGGGGGTTGCGTGTATAAGCATAGGGACCGCTGACAGTTAATTGTTCGTTTTTCATTATATGACCGGCTGAAATGATTCTTACGATTTCGCCGAGAATGATGAGTCCCGTTCCGATGAACAAATAGATATCATGCGGTTTGGCGAAGATGAGACAAGCGAGGGGAAAGAGGAGGTGGAAAATTGTCCTTTTTTCCGCGAGTTTATTCAGAATTCTCATCGTTTCACCAACATTTCCTTAATTAATTTAACAGTCTTCTTAAACATTCCCTTCTCTCCCAGCTGGGCTTTTATTTCTTGAAAAAGCATCAATTGCCTATTTCTTTCTTTCTCATTTAATATCAGCTCGCAGACGAGGGTTGACAGAAGGGTAGGATTTGCCCGCTCCTGAATGAGCTCGGGAATCTCCTTTCTGCCCAGCACTATGTTTGGGAGAGAGATATAGGGGAGTCTCATCCTTCTAATCTTATATTCTATTTTAGTCAGGAGCGAGCCTTTATAAACAACTATTAGGGGAGTTTCCAAGATAGCGGCTTCAAGGGTTGCGGTTCCCGATGTCACGATTAAGGCATCCGAGGCGCTAATGACCCTTTGAGATTGTCCCTCTCTTATATCAACTATATCGCTGTTTTTTATTAAAGCGGATTCTTTGATTTCCCACTTTGGGGGCAGGATTTTATTTATGAAAGCGATGAGACTTTCCGGTGGGCTGATGACGAACTGAGCGTTTGGGATTAATCTTTTTATAAAGGGAATGGTTTCAAGAAGGGTAGGGAGGACATAGCGGATTTCTTGAATCCTGCTACCAGGAAGTAAGCCAATAGTGGGTGCGTCCCGCAAACCGAGAGCAGCCCTCGCTTCCTCTTTTTTCTCCTTCACCAAGATATCCAAAAGAGGGTGTCCGAAGAAGTAAGCATCAACGCCTTTTTCTTCCAAAGCTAATTTATTCCAGGGGAAAATGCAGATTACTTTATCAGCTGATTGCTTTAGCAGTTCAACATTCTTCCCCACTTCCCTTTTCCATGACCCCGGCGGGATGAAATAAAGGACAGGAATACCTTCCCTTTTTGCCCATCTTCCCAGGCGAAGATTGAAGGCTCCGAAGTCTATAAGGATAAGGAGCTCTGGTGGATTTTTAGAGAGAAATCTTTTGATTCTCTCTAAAGCCGAGAGGAAGAAGGGGACGACCTTAAGGGATTCCACAACGCCAATCGCACCCTTTTGTGTGGAGTGAATAAGGAGGTGGATACCCGCCCTCCTCATATTGTCTCCCCCCATCCCCCAAAATCTCGCACTTGGGATTTCTTCTTTTATCGTCCTTGCCAAGTATGAAGCGTAGAGGTCGCCCGAGGTTTCCCCTGTTGATAGGAAGATTTTAACCTCTTCTTCTCGCAAGGTGTTCAAGTTGCCTGCCAGCTCTGCTTTTTCTCATAGCCTCAACGAATTCCAATAGTCGGATCAATTCCTCGCTTTTGTCGGGTATTTCCTCCTCCACTTTCTTAATGCCTTTGCTGAGAGGTAATTTGGAATGGAAGAGGATGAGGCAGGCTTTTTTAATTTGATTTCTCACGGATAGAGGAATTCCCGCCCTTCGCATACCAACCTTATTTGGTCCCGCCACTTTCGCTGGTCTTCCATCAACTATCATATATGGAGGGACATCCTGCACGACTTTAGAGTATCCGCCTATCATGGCTAAGCGTCCCACACGCACCCATTGATGGACGCCCACTATCCCACCGAAGACTGCTCCATCCTCTATTACGACATGACCGCTTATACCCACATAATTCGCCATTACGACATTGTTTCCCACCTTGCAATTGTGCCCTATATGGCTATAAGCCATCAAAAGATTGTTGGAGCCTATCTCCGTGCAGCCTTCCTCAAGGGCGCGATGGATTGTTACGAACTCCCTAATTTTGTTGTTATCACCTATGATTACCGATGTCTTCTCTCCTCTATAGCGTAAGTCCTGAGGTGGTGCACCAATGACAGCTCCGGGGAATATCTCGCAGTTTTTCCCAATGATAACATTTTCCATAATAATCGCGTGGGTGTGGATTATAGTTCCTTCCCCTATTCTTACATTCGGCCCAATAAAGGCATAGGCTTCAACAATAACGCCCGGCTCCAATATAGCCGAGGGATGAACAACAGCCGTGGGATGAACGAGGGTATTAAGTTCCATTTTAAGTCACCTACCTGCTTTCCCTTTGAGCGCCTTCTACTGCCTCATAGGGTTCTTCTCTCTCAACTAACATAAACAGGAATTCTCCTTCCGCAACGAGTTTTTTATCAACTCTTGCCGTCGCTTTCACTTTGCCCGCATTTCCCTTTGTTTTCAATATCTCCACTTCCATAATGAGGGTATCACCGGGGTGAACGGGGTTCCTGAAGCGAACCTTATCCATACCGCCGAAGTAAGCGAGCTTGCCTTGATTCCCTGTCATGGAGAGAAGCAAAACCCCTCCCACCTGCGCCATTGCTTCAAGAATAAGCACGCCAGGCATAATCGGTTGTCCTGGGAAATGTCCCTGGAAGAAAGGCTCATTTATCGTTACATTTTTAAGCCCAATAGCTTTTCTCCCAGGCTCTATCTCTATAATCCGGTCAACGAGGAGGAAGGGATATCTATGAGGGAGGATTTTCAAGATTTCGTTGATATTTATCACCGGGTTTTACACCTCCTACTATTTGTTTGTTGTGCAATCCTCTTTACTAATTCAAGGTGAAGGTTATGACTCGCCTTAATGGCTATGATGTGGCAATTTATATAGCTTCCCAAAAGGGAAAGGTCACCTATTAAATCAAGGATTTTATGTCTCACTAACTCGTCTTCAAATCGCAAGGGGATGGCTGGTCCATTGTTGGTTATCAAAATCGCATTCTCCAATGACCCACCCAAGGCGCAGCCGTTTCTCAGCAGTTCTTCTACCTCGTGTTCAAAGCCGAAAGTTCTCGCTGGGGCTACCTCTTTTTCGAAAACAGCATCATCAATAACGAAAGAGGCGATTTGCTCACAGGCATAGGAATGATTGAAGTCTATTAGATATGTTATCTTCAGCTTGGGATATGGGATAGCCAAGACATGAGCTTCTCCGTTTTTCGCCCAAACATTTTCTTTTAAATTTATGATGTTCGCCCTCTTATCTTGTTCAATAACTCCAACTCCCTTAATAAGGGAGACGAAATGAGCGGAGCTTCCGTCAAGTGCGGGTATCTCCTCACCTTCTACCTCTATAAGGGCATTGCTTATCCTCATCCCATAAAGGGCTGCAAGGAGATGTTCAACAGTGTATATTACGATGCCGTTTTTCCCAAGGGATGTGCGACGCTGGGAGGAGAAGATATTCTCAAAAGAAGCCTCAATTAAAAGGGAAGGTTCAACATCCAAACGATGGAACAATATCCCGTGGTCCGGCTCCGCAGGGTGTATGACGACCCTTGAGAACTTACCCGTATGTAAGCCTTTTCCTTTTATTTCTATTGGTTTAGCAATTGTCCTTTGCCACATTCCTTTTTAAAAGCCAAGTTTAACATAAACAGCTGCGCCTAAGTCACCCTCAAGTGAGAATACCTCTAAATCCGCGAGAGGGAATATCTGCGTTCCGAATCCGAAGTTGACCTTCTTATTTGCGTATTCGGCCATCAAACGGCTCTTTTGGGAGAGGGGTAAGACAATACCTGCGAAAACTCCATCCAACACCTTTCCCGAGGCTATGCCAACGCTGATTTGGGGAGAACCGAAGGGGAGCCCAGCAGTTTGGGTGGCGACCTTCGTAATGGAAATCGTTTTCGTTGCAACAGCGTAAATGGAGTTCCCTATCTCATCGCTCAAATCAA from bacterium includes these protein-coding regions:
- the lpxB gene encoding lipid-A-disaccharide synthase, with product MNTLREEEVKIFLSTGETSGDLYASYLARTIKEEIPSARFWGMGGDNMRRAGIHLLIHSTQKGAIGVVESLKVVPFFLSALERIKRFLSKNPPELLILIDFGAFNLRLGRWAKREGIPVLYFIPPGSWKREVGKNVELLKQSADKVICIFPWNKLALEEKGVDAYFFGHPLLDILVKEKKEEARAALGLRDAPTIGLLPGSRIQEIRYVLPTLLETIPFIKRLIPNAQFVISPPESLIAFINKILPPKWEIKESALIKNSDIVDIREGQSQRVISASDALIVTSGTATLEAAILETPLIVVYKGSLLTKIEYKIRRMRLPYISLPNIVLGRKEIPELIQERANPTLLSTLVCELILNEKERNRQLMLFQEIKAQLGEKGMFKKTVKLIKEMLVKR
- a CDS encoding isoprenylcysteine carboxylmethyltransferase family protein; this translates as MRILNKLAEKRTIFHLLFPLACLIFAKPHDIYLFIGTGLIILGEIVRIISAGHIMKNEQLTVSGPYAYTRNPLYLGSFLMGLGISFMTGYPLIVIPVYLFLFALIYIPTIKGEEVFLERKFGDAYIHYKLSVPAFFPSLTKRITGSKGKFQWSRVRENNEHRSLIFSLLLIFLFFLKKLLV
- the fabZ gene encoding 3-hydroxyacyl-ACP dehydratase FabZ, encoding MININEILKILPHRYPFLLVDRIIEIEPGRKAIGLKNVTINEPFFQGHFPGQPIMPGVLILEAMAQVGGVLLLSMTGNQGKLAYFGGMDKVRFRNPVHPGDTLIMEVEILKTKGNAGKVKATARVDKKLVAEGEFLFMLVEREEPYEAVEGAQRESR
- the lpxC gene encoding UDP-3-O-[3-hydroxymyristoyl] N-acetylglucosamine deacetylase — translated: MWQRTIAKPIEIKGKGLHTGKFSRVVIHPAEPDHGILFHRLDVEPSLLIEASFENIFSSQRRTSLGKNGIVIYTVEHLLAALYGMRISNALIEVEGEEIPALDGSSAHFVSLIKGVGVIEQDKRANIINLKENVWAKNGEAHVLAIPYPKLKITYLIDFNHSYACEQIASFVIDDAVFEKEVAPARTFGFEHEVEELLRNGCALGGSLENAILITNNGPAIPLRFEDELVRHKILDLIGDLSLLGSYINCHIIAIKASHNLHLELVKRIAQQTNSRRCKTR
- a CDS encoding class I SAM-dependent methyltransferase; the encoded protein is MERSVFELFPEEYDEWFEEHKFAYLSELEALKRAIPEGRKGLEIGVGTGRFAKPLGIKIGIDPSEKMLEIARKRGIEGIQGRGENLPFKEGEFDFALLAFTLCFVDDPLKVLGEAKRVLKPGGRVIVGIIDKDSKLGKIYQSKKEKSKFYKFAKFYSSEEIIDMLRKLDFTNIQALQTLSGELESLNEVEAPKEGYGQGGFVVIYGEKRREEK
- the lpxA gene encoding acyl-ACP--UDP-N-acetylglucosamine O-acyltransferase, whose protein sequence is MELNTLVHPTAVVHPSAILEPGVIVEAYAFIGPNVRIGEGTIIHTHAIIMENVIIGKNCEIFPGAVIGAPPQDLRYRGEKTSVIIGDNNKIREFVTIHRALEEGCTEIGSNNLLMAYSHIGHNCKVGNNVVMANYVGISGHVVIEDGAVFGGIVGVHQWVRVGRLAMIGGYSKVVQDVPPYMIVDGRPAKVAGPNKVGMRRAGIPLSVRNQIKKACLILFHSKLPLSKGIKKVEEEIPDKSEELIRLLEFVEAMRKSRAGRQLEHLARRRG